A window from Exiguobacterium marinum DSM 16307 encodes these proteins:
- a CDS encoding GNAT family N-acetyltransferase gives MNKKASRLSNGRQEIRNERRKEKTYGIFVQKLKGDGTMSTTSSFIVKDVTNNFKDFEEDFFRLYRTLYGDLDQLRFKERLYRHANPLVLLAFSEDQLIGFKIGYEAEPYRFYSWAGGVHPDFQKHGIGRKLMDTQLEWVEAQGFHSIRTKARNTNKGVIILNLLCGYDIMGAYTEDGEPRIMMEKQLNS, from the coding sequence CGGCTTTCGAACGGGAGACAGGAAATTCGGAATGAACGGCGAAAGGAAAAGACGTACGGAATCTTTGTCCAGAAACTGAAAGGGGATGGAACGATGAGTACGACGAGTTCATTTATCGTAAAAGATGTGACAAACAACTTTAAAGATTTTGAAGAGGATTTCTTCCGACTGTATCGTACGTTATATGGCGATCTCGATCAGTTACGATTTAAAGAGCGCCTGTATCGACACGCCAATCCGTTAGTGTTGCTGGCTTTCTCAGAAGATCAGCTAATCGGCTTTAAGATCGGCTATGAGGCAGAGCCTTATCGATTTTATAGCTGGGCGGGCGGCGTACACCCGGACTTTCAAAAGCATGGCATCGGTCGCAAGCTGATGGACACCCAACTCGAGTGGGTCGAAGCGCAAGGCTTCCATTCGATTCGGACGAAAGCACGCAATACGAACAAAGGAGTCATCATCTTGAACCTCCTTTGTGGATATGACATCATGGGCGCCTACACAGAAGATGGAGAGCCACGCATCATGATGGAGAAACAATTGAATAGTTGA